A part of Nostoc sp. HK-01 genomic DNA contains:
- a CDS encoding peroxidase — protein sequence MLEFDDIQHILLTRVPALTGRYEFLSFRNPAGGRAWLAAILEKVQSSAQVRASVEQDNRWVSVAFTWNGLRALGMDEASLDTFPDEFKQGMVARAEILGDTGKNHPENWVGGLASPDLHAIVILFARDNTERDRCKAEHQRLVEQSEGVEVISALDLEATPPFNYAHDHFGYRDRLSQPVIEGSGEEPTPGSGAPLKAGEFILGYPDEYGPPANLPQPEILSRNGSYMAYRRLQEHIIEFRDFLRQHGQTAEEQELVAAKLMGRWRSGAPLVLSPDKDDPALAVDMQRNNDFNYATMDPHGYAVPLGSHIRRLNPRDTGANMNRRRMIRRGATYGPPLPEDAPEDGIERGIAAFVICASLIRQFEFAQNVWVNDKNFHELGNERDPIIGTQDGTLDFKIPKRPIRKTITGIPAFTTVRGGAYFFLPGLKALRYLASLNSDR from the coding sequence ATGCTTGAGTTCGATGACATTCAGCACATTTTGTTGACTCGTGTACCTGCGCTCACCGGACGGTATGAATTTCTATCGTTCCGGAACCCTGCTGGTGGACGAGCGTGGTTAGCTGCCATTCTGGAAAAGGTACAGTCGTCTGCCCAGGTTCGTGCTTCGGTCGAACAGGACAACCGATGGGTGAGCGTGGCCTTTACCTGGAACGGACTGCGGGCGCTGGGTATGGATGAGGCATCCCTGGATACGTTTCCTGATGAGTTCAAGCAGGGCATGGTGGCCCGCGCGGAGATCCTCGGCGATACCGGCAAGAATCATCCTGAAAATTGGGTGGGAGGTCTTGCCAGTCCGGATCTTCACGCTATTGTGATTCTCTTTGCCCGCGATAATACGGAGCGCGATCGATGCAAGGCGGAACACCAGCGACTTGTCGAGCAGTCCGAGGGAGTGGAAGTGATCTCGGCATTGGATCTAGAAGCAACACCGCCTTTCAACTATGCACACGACCACTTCGGCTACCGCGATCGGCTCTCCCAGCCAGTCATCGAAGGTTCGGGCGAAGAGCCAACGCCCGGTTCCGGTGCGCCACTGAAGGCGGGCGAGTTCATCCTGGGCTACCCAGACGAATATGGCCCCCCTGCCAATCTGCCGCAACCTGAGATCCTCTCCCGGAACGGTAGCTACATGGCCTATCGACGCTTGCAGGAGCATATTATCGAGTTTCGTGACTTCTTACGCCAGCATGGTCAGACGGCAGAAGAGCAAGAACTTGTGGCAGCAAAGTTAATGGGTCGCTGGCGTAGTGGCGCACCGCTAGTGCTGTCACCAGACAAGGATGATCCAGCACTCGCTGTGGATATGCAGAGAAACAACGACTTTAACTATGCAACTATGGATCCGCATGGCTATGCCGTCCCCCTCGGCTCCCATATCCGTCGCCTGAATCCTCGTGACACAGGGGCGAACATGAACCGGCGGAGGATGATCCGTCGCGGGGCAACCTACGGGCCGCCACTCCCGGAAGATGCGCCGGAAGACGGAATAGAGCGTGGCATTGCTGCCTTCGTAATCTGCGCGAGCCTGATTCGTCAGTTCGAGTTCGCGCAGAACGTGTGGGTGAATGACAAGAACTTCCACGAACTCGGCAACGAGCGCGATCCGATTATCGGCACGCAGGACGGCACTCTTGACTTCAAGATCCCGAAGCGGCCAATCCGGAAAACCATCACGGGCATTCCGGCGTTCACCACGGTTCGGGGCGGGGCTTACTTCTTTCTACCCGGACTGAAGGCGCTTCGATACCTGGCATCACTGAATAGTGACAGGTAA
- a CDS encoding exodeoxyribonuclease V, alpha chain, whose product MVERLTFHSEESGYTVARLTRSRSTDLTTIVGSFANIQPGQILQLTGFWREHPQYGPQFQVTNYKETKPATPTGIEK is encoded by the coding sequence GTGGTAGAACGCCTGACCTTTCACTCCGAAGAATCAGGCTATACCGTAGCGCGTTTAACACGTTCACGTTCTACCGACCTCACCACAATCGTCGGCAGTTTTGCAAATATCCAACCAGGGCAAATACTTCAGCTAACTGGTTTCTGGCGAGAACATCCTCAATATGGGCCACAATTCCAAGTAACCAATTACAAAGAAACCAAACCCGCAACACCCACAGGAATTGAGAAATAG
- a CDS encoding putative helicase, producing MQVIHGTWIPDPTTEFIQSGSFYLWVETSIAKQSRTRQQIHPRQLSQEELVSFLAQNLGFKETPVQLKERISTKCFALPTINNQPIPSPELIKYLEFEFPESYEDFQSWNVICYETVVSAKGKKLINIAKLLKDIHFLALYNANEFQIGSDLLFWYHYTQAFRQIIFKDQYIPALKYRHLAALKDKKRKNKSKEPSSKQFEIYAAWEIISEQYEANIQKYLEYMPLLCTAGSHHQEQQIEFFDKETLLRHFSESLLQNLVTDTISTAAFDKRIADSLIYYCLNQNRYNPLKTETFLLQYQQWLAWKNRIQHTQSNLPFHLCFQLHSPTAQDVDNWQIQFLVSSKQDPSLKMALAEYWLMNQKSKASIHKQYGQDFETNLLLNLGYAARMYPKLWQGLETDRPIGMQLTLDEAFGFLKESAWVLEDSGFKIIVPAWYTPAGRRRAKIRLKASTKKLTPTKGETRSYFGLNSLVEYQYELAIGDATVTPQEWEQLVNTKAPLVHFRGQWMELDRDKMQQLLQFWESHGSEQPQMTLLEFMQRTAEAGDDWEIEHDQALAEVMAKLQDKSQLEPISQQLLLQGTLREYQKRGVAWLHYLEKLGLNGCLADDMGLGKSVQVIALLVQEKQTKQPLLPTLLIAPTSVVGNWQKEIAKFAPHLKTLVHHGSDRLTYSADFQAACQQHDVVISSFTLARKDEKLFNSVEWQRLVVDEAQNIKNPKAAQTKAIVKISAKHRLALTGTPVENRLLDLWSIFNFLNPGYLGKEAQFRKSFEIPIQKDNDKVKSTTLKKLVEPLILRRVKTDQSIISDLPDKVEQKLYTNLTKEQASLYEVVVKDVEEQLQAAQGIQRKGLILSTLMKLKQICNHPGQFLQDGSEFLPERSHKLSRLVEMVDEAMSEGESLLIFSQFTEICEQIEKYLKHNLHCNTYYLHGGTTRQRREQMINEFQDPQTEPSVFVLSLKAGGVGITLTKANHVFHFDRWWNPAVEDQATDRAFRIGQKKNVFVHKFVAIGTLEERIDQMIEDKKKLSSMVVGSDESWLTELDNDAFKQLIALNKTTILE from the coding sequence ATGCAAGTTATTCACGGCACCTGGATACCAGACCCTACAACTGAATTTATTCAATCTGGTTCTTTTTATCTATGGGTAGAAACTTCTATAGCTAAACAAAGTCGGACTCGACAACAGATTCATCCTAGACAGTTATCACAAGAAGAATTAGTCAGTTTCTTAGCGCAAAATCTGGGATTTAAAGAGACCCCTGTACAATTAAAAGAACGCATCTCTACTAAATGTTTTGCGCTTCCAACTATCAATAATCAGCCCATCCCTTCACCAGAACTAATTAAGTATCTAGAGTTTGAATTTCCTGAAAGTTATGAAGATTTTCAATCCTGGAACGTCATCTGCTATGAAACAGTCGTCTCTGCTAAAGGCAAAAAATTAATCAATATTGCCAAACTCCTCAAAGATATTCATTTTTTAGCACTTTACAATGCAAATGAATTCCAAATTGGTTCAGATTTACTATTCTGGTATCATTATACGCAAGCATTTAGACAAATAATCTTCAAAGACCAATATATTCCGGCATTAAAATATCGACACCTAGCGGCACTCAAGGATAAAAAACGCAAGAACAAAAGTAAAGAGCCATCCTCAAAACAATTTGAGATATATGCGGCTTGGGAGATTATTTCTGAGCAATATGAGGCAAACATTCAAAAATATCTTGAGTATATGCCACTCCTTTGTACAGCAGGTAGTCACCATCAAGAGCAACAAATAGAATTTTTCGATAAAGAAACGCTCCTGCGACATTTTTCCGAATCTCTTCTCCAGAATTTAGTAACTGATACAATCTCCACAGCCGCCTTTGATAAACGAATAGCAGATTCTCTGATTTACTATTGTCTAAATCAAAACAGATATAATCCCTTAAAAACAGAAACTTTTTTACTCCAATACCAACAGTGGTTGGCATGGAAAAACAGAATTCAGCACACTCAATCTAACTTACCCTTCCATCTATGCTTTCAGTTGCATTCCCCAACTGCCCAAGATGTAGACAATTGGCAGATTCAATTTTTGGTATCTAGCAAACAAGACCCTTCCTTGAAGATGGCATTGGCAGAATACTGGCTGATGAATCAAAAAAGCAAAGCAAGTATCCACAAACAGTATGGTCAAGATTTTGAAACTAATTTACTGCTGAACCTGGGCTATGCTGCCCGGATGTATCCCAAGCTTTGGCAAGGATTAGAAACAGATCGTCCCATCGGAATGCAGCTGACTTTGGATGAAGCATTTGGTTTCCTCAAGGAAAGTGCTTGGGTATTGGAAGATTCAGGGTTTAAAATTATTGTTCCAGCTTGGTATACTCCCGCAGGTCGCCGTCGCGCTAAGATTCGCCTCAAAGCATCAACCAAAAAATTAACTCCCACAAAGGGTGAAACTAGAAGCTATTTTGGTCTAAATTCACTGGTGGAGTATCAATATGAATTAGCAATTGGCGATGCTACTGTGACACCACAGGAATGGGAACAACTAGTTAATACTAAGGCTCCCTTAGTGCATTTTCGCGGTCAATGGATGGAATTAGACCGAGATAAAATGCAGCAACTACTCCAATTTTGGGAATCCCACGGTTCGGAGCAACCGCAGATGACTTTGCTGGAGTTTATGCAACGTACTGCCGAGGCTGGCGATGATTGGGAAATTGAACATGACCAAGCTTTAGCAGAAGTTATGGCCAAACTGCAAGATAAAAGTCAGTTGGAGCCAATTTCACAACAGCTTTTGCTCCAAGGTACTCTGCGAGAATATCAAAAGCGTGGGGTGGCTTGGCTGCATTATCTTGAAAAATTAGGCTTAAATGGTTGTTTAGCTGACGATATGGGACTGGGCAAGTCCGTACAGGTAATTGCTCTTTTAGTACAAGAAAAACAGACAAAACAGCCCTTGTTACCGACACTACTCATTGCACCTACTTCTGTTGTGGGCAATTGGCAAAAAGAAATTGCGAAATTTGCTCCTCATTTAAAAACTCTCGTACATCATGGCAGCGATCGCCTAACTTACTCTGCCGATTTCCAAGCGGCTTGCCAACAGCATGACGTAGTGATTAGCTCTTTTACTCTAGCTCGCAAAGATGAAAAACTCTTCAACAGTGTCGAATGGCAACGTTTGGTAGTGGATGAGGCACAAAATATTAAAAATCCGAAAGCTGCACAGACTAAAGCTATTGTGAAAATCTCGGCTAAACATCGCCTAGCTTTGACGGGTACACCAGTGGAGAACCGTTTACTTGATTTGTGGTCAATTTTTAATTTTCTCAATCCTGGGTATTTGGGTAAAGAAGCACAATTTCGCAAGTCTTTTGAAATCCCCATTCAAAAAGATAATGATAAAGTAAAGTCAACTACCCTAAAGAAATTAGTAGAACCTTTAATTTTACGACGTGTTAAAACCGACCAATCTATTATCAGTGACTTGCCCGATAAAGTTGAACAAAAACTTTACACTAATCTCACTAAAGAGCAAGCATCATTGTATGAAGTTGTGGTTAAAGATGTTGAAGAACAATTACAAGCAGCCCAAGGCATCCAGCGCAAAGGTTTAATTCTCTCAACATTGATGAAACTGAAGCAAATTTGCAATCATCCAGGGCAGTTTCTTCAAGACGGTAGTGAATTTTTGCCAGAGCGCTCTCACAAACTCTCTCGTCTAGTTGAGATGGTAGATGAGGCTATGTCCGAAGGAGAAAGTCTTCTAATATTTAGTCAATTTACCGAAATTTGCGAACAGATTGAAAAGTATCTCAAACATAATCTGCATTGTAATACTTACTATTTACATGGAGGTACTACTCGCCAGCGTCGGGAACAAATGATTAATGAATTTCAAGACCCTCAGACAGAACCATCTGTATTTGTGCTTTCTTTAAAAGCCGGTGGTGTTGGTATTACTCTAACTAAAGCTAATCATGTTTTTCATTTCGACCGTTGGTGGAACCCCGCTGTTGAAGACCAAGCCACTGACCGCGCTTTTCGGATTGGTCAAAAAAAGAATGTTTTTGTACATAAATTTGTAGCAATTGGCACTTTAGAAGAACGCATTGACCAAATGATTGAAGATAAGAAAAAACTTTCTTCAATGGTTGTTGGCAGTGATGAATCTTGGCTGACTGAATTAGATAATGATGCCTTTAAACAACTTATCGCCTTGAATAAAACTACTATTTTGGAGTAA
- a CDS encoding sigma-70: MSRLDSDTVGIYLKEISRFPLLKPEQEILYARQIQELITVQQQKSTLQQQLHREITNVELAAKLKKTEAQLNFILEQGQRAKQKMINANLRLVVAIAKKHQWSNLDLLDLVQEGAIGLQQAAEKFDPNRGYKFSTCAYWWIRQAIMRAIAEKSRTVRLPCHLSEKFMRIRKVQQELSQRFGRSATITEIAKVINVQPTQVREYLGAFRQPVSLNLQVGEEQDTQLQELLPDDGISPFECVVQENFSQDLNNWLSLLTPIQKQVILLRFGFSNEGKLTTKQIAQRLQISPARINHIQQQAIKVLRREQQKMLEYVAG; the protein is encoded by the coding sequence ATGTCTAGGCTTGATTCCGATACAGTTGGCATTTACCTTAAAGAAATTAGTCGCTTCCCACTGCTAAAACCAGAACAAGAGATTCTCTATGCTAGACAGATACAGGAGTTGATAACTGTCCAGCAACAAAAATCTACTCTCCAGCAACAACTTCATAGAGAAATCACTAATGTTGAACTAGCTGCAAAACTCAAAAAAACTGAAGCACAGTTAAACTTCATCCTAGAACAAGGTCAACGTGCCAAACAAAAAATGATTAACGCCAACCTCCGCCTGGTAGTAGCGATCGCTAAAAAACATCAGTGGAGCAATCTGGACTTATTAGATTTAGTTCAAGAAGGCGCAATCGGCTTGCAGCAGGCTGCTGAAAAGTTTGATCCTAATCGCGGCTATAAATTCTCCACTTGTGCCTACTGGTGGATTCGCCAAGCTATCATGCGAGCGATCGCCGAAAAATCCCGCACTGTTAGACTCCCTTGCCATTTGAGTGAGAAGTTCATGCGAATTAGAAAAGTGCAGCAAGAGCTTTCTCAAAGATTTGGTCGCTCTGCCACAATTACAGAAATAGCAAAAGTTATTAATGTACAACCAACTCAGGTTAGAGAATACTTGGGTGCATTTCGTCAACCTGTTTCCCTGAACTTACAAGTTGGAGAAGAGCAAGACACACAATTACAAGAACTTTTACCTGATGATGGTATCTCACCATTCGAGTGTGTTGTTCAAGAAAACTTCTCTCAAGATTTGAATAATTGGTTGAGTCTCCTGACACCAATACAAAAGCAGGTAATTTTGCTGCGCTTTGGTTTCAGCAACGAAGGCAAGCTGACTACTAAACAAATTGCCCAAAGACTCCAAATCAGTCCAGCTAGGATTAATCACATTCAGCAGCAGGCTATTAAAGTTCTACGACGTGAGCAACAAAAAATGCTAGAGTATGTGGCCGGTTGA
- a CDS encoding chromosome partitioning ATPase ParA family protein produces MKKKPAKKQIRLTIASNAGGSGKTTVATHLAYAVSAKGYKVTLIELDQNGSLCIFARLAPASMEQSLAIVLKKTFAGDYPLIPLWEEHISTVTAIQGGKFLEESIAEIYNYSRRHYTLKDRLDDFPLNSDLIIFDTPASLEPMGLIALAACTHVLVPIKPEYKDTGAFAGFLDWFYSKVDDLRLKPQPEILGFVPTRVDLYDVGAHRDILGLDKKGKPRSDIDPEKTLPYLIEQMGIRCFPFIRESNYYLKASGSGLPLHLYRPGYDASEDFKPIVSSLIKLMTED; encoded by the coding sequence ATGAAAAAGAAACCAGCTAAAAAGCAGATTCGGCTAACAATTGCTAGTAATGCAGGCGGATCGGGGAAAACCACTGTCGCAACCCATTTGGCATATGCTGTTAGTGCCAAAGGTTACAAAGTTACTTTGATAGAGCTTGATCAAAACGGTTCACTGTGTATCTTTGCTAGGCTTGCACCAGCATCGATGGAACAATCTCTAGCAATTGTATTGAAAAAAACATTCGCAGGTGACTACCCACTAATACCGCTTTGGGAAGAACATATTTCCACTGTGACAGCTATTCAAGGCGGTAAATTCCTGGAAGAGAGTATTGCAGAAATATATAATTACAGTCGCCGTCACTATACGCTCAAAGATAGATTAGACGATTTTCCTTTAAATAGCGACTTAATTATTTTTGATACACCTGCCTCTTTAGAGCCTATGGGATTAATAGCTCTAGCAGCTTGTACTCATGTACTTGTTCCCATTAAGCCAGAGTATAAAGATACAGGAGCTTTCGCAGGTTTTTTAGATTGGTTCTATAGTAAAGTAGACGATTTAAGATTAAAACCACAACCTGAAATTTTAGGGTTTGTACCTACGAGGGTAGATTTATACGATGTAGGAGCGCATAGGGATATTTTAGGGCTAGACAAAAAAGGCAAACCCAGAAGTGATATTGATCCTGAAAAAACTCTTCCTTACTTAATTGAACAAATGGGAATTCGCTGCTTTCCCTTCATTCGAGAGTCGAATTATTATCTCAAAGCTAGTGGTTCTGGGCTACCCTTGCATTTATATCGACCTGGCTATGATGCTAGTGAGGATTTCAAGCCAATTGTGAGTAGCTTAATTAAATTAATGACAGAGGATTGA
- a CDS encoding ParB-like partition protein encodes MPSKKPVEISQLFGQAGQSQQIHQLKSQIEKLEAEITQLRANVFSPEEKAVLEQQIEQLTNQLATQGGVHEIAISLIDPDPTQPRQTFPQLIIQERAESLRRQGQQNPIVLIPQLDGRYKLFDGELRWRAAPLAEMTKLKAVFLLKEEIPDEVSVFEGQLVTSIHSQKLHDLDLATALIRLIIFKYPNFIGQEDDIPKFLNAFINRLVRSQKIQDLALIKDADLITQQEWLETSDFKEQEEYEIVSVLLGLQLNPVSVNNNIFPLLKVAEDLKVIIRSEGLESSKIRELNKLSAEQLKIDESQARAIRTQITQQVVQEKLSLSQTKILVKQKLEQYNSSNNKVKHEKQIDKTIKDIQSINLKSLEPTRLSKLHQVLKQTLHEIETLM; translated from the coding sequence ATGCCAAGTAAAAAACCTGTGGAGATTAGTCAACTGTTTGGTCAAGCAGGACAGTCTCAGCAAATTCATCAACTTAAAAGTCAGATAGAGAAACTTGAGGCAGAAATTACTCAGTTACGGGCAAATGTATTCAGCCCAGAAGAAAAAGCTGTATTAGAACAGCAAATTGAGCAACTCACTAACCAGCTGGCTACTCAAGGTGGGGTACATGAAATTGCAATTAGTCTTATAGATCCCGACCCCACACAACCTAGACAAACGTTTCCTCAATTAATAATTCAGGAACGAGCTGAAAGCTTGCGTAGGCAAGGACAGCAAAATCCAATAGTGCTTATTCCACAACTTGATGGGCGTTACAAATTATTTGATGGAGAACTCAGGTGGAGAGCAGCTCCATTAGCTGAAATGACAAAACTAAAAGCTGTCTTTCTACTCAAAGAAGAAATTCCAGATGAAGTATCAGTCTTTGAAGGGCAACTAGTAACTAGTATTCACTCGCAAAAGCTTCATGATCTTGATTTAGCCACTGCCTTAATTAGATTAATTATATTTAAATATCCTAATTTCATCGGACAGGAAGATGACATCCCAAAATTCCTAAATGCTTTTATTAATCGCCTAGTTCGCAGTCAGAAGATACAAGATTTAGCATTGATCAAAGATGCTGATTTGATAACTCAGCAAGAGTGGCTAGAAACATCTGATTTTAAGGAACAGGAAGAATATGAAATAGTTTCGGTTTTACTAGGGCTACAACTTAATCCAGTATCTGTTAATAATAATATTTTTCCTTTACTCAAGGTAGCAGAAGACCTCAAGGTTATCATTCGCTCTGAAGGATTAGAAAGTAGCAAAATAAGGGAACTTAACAAACTATCTGCTGAACAGCTAAAAATTGATGAATCTCAGGCTAGAGCCATTCGTACTCAAATTACTCAGCAAGTCGTTCAAGAAAAACTCTCATTGAGCCAAACTAAAATATTAGTTAAGCAAAAACTAGAGCAATATAATTCTTCTAATAATAAAGTCAAACATGAAAAACAGATAGATAAAACTATTAAAGATATACAATCAATAAACTTAAAATCATTAGAACCAACCAGACTTTCTAAATTACATCAAGTTCTTAAACAGACATTACACGAGATTGAAACTCTTATGTAA
- a CDS encoding sigma-70: protein MRIATCELRIGMTPEQEITLARQVQQMIIVQQHQQVLEERVHCKLTLLQLAADMGKSEAEVSQILRLGKKAKEKMIAANLRLVVAIAKKHRWSHLEFLDLVQEGSIGLQKAVEKFDPNRGYRFSTCAYWWIRQEIMKAIANKSTTIRTPSHMKDRLIKLKKVQRDLTRILGRYSTIAEIAAFAELRPDQVRECLIAFRQPLSLDRPMGQEDEVDFLEILPADIASPDEYLDEGFLRQELANSLITLKPMQRQVLMFRFGLGSVDKLTTKQIAQRLNIKESKVKTVQNRAIKVLHGSQPQMREYLA, encoded by the coding sequence TTGCGAATTGCGACTTGCGAATTGCGAATTGGAATGACACCAGAGCAAGAGATTACTTTGGCACGGCAGGTACAGCAGATGATAATAGTTCAGCAGCATCAACAAGTTCTCGAAGAGCGAGTACATTGCAAGCTAACTTTACTGCAACTGGCTGCTGACATGGGAAAAAGTGAAGCTGAAGTATCTCAGATTCTGCGGTTAGGAAAGAAAGCCAAAGAAAAAATGATTGCGGCCAATCTGCGGCTGGTGGTGGCGATCGCTAAAAAGCATCGGTGGAGTCATCTAGAATTTCTGGATTTAGTACAAGAAGGTTCTATTGGTTTACAAAAAGCAGTTGAGAAATTTGACCCAAATCGAGGCTATAGGTTTTCGACCTGTGCTTACTGGTGGATTCGGCAGGAAATCATGAAGGCGATCGCTAACAAGTCCACTACCATAAGAACGCCGAGTCACATGAAAGATCGCTTGATTAAACTCAAAAAAGTACAGCGAGACCTGACGAGAATATTGGGGCGATATTCTACGATTGCAGAGATAGCAGCATTTGCTGAACTTCGTCCAGACCAAGTGAGAGAATGTTTGATAGCGTTTCGTCAACCGCTATCTTTAGATCGGCCAATGGGACAGGAGGATGAAGTTGATTTCTTAGAGATTCTGCCTGCCGATATTGCTTCACCAGATGAGTACCTAGACGAAGGATTTCTGCGGCAAGAATTGGCGAATTCTCTGATAACCCTTAAGCCAATGCAAAGGCAAGTACTGATGTTCCGCTTTGGGTTAGGTAGTGTGGACAAGCTGACAACGAAACAAATTGCTCAGAGACTTAACATTAAAGAATCAAAAGTAAAAACAGTTCAAAACCGAGCAATAAAAGTGTTGCATGGCAGTCAGCCGCAAATGCGAGAGTATTTGGCTTGA